One region of Aurantimonas sp. HBX-1 genomic DNA includes:
- a CDS encoding lysozyme inhibitor LprI family protein, with product MLAELPEDSHPKLRDEQRAWLAYRDASCLFYLDAVEYGQVGRYLSYPSCRAFVIAQRTAALEEIRKSVAPI from the coding sequence CTGCTGGCGGAGCTTCCGGAGGACAGCCATCCGAAGCTGCGCGACGAGCAGCGCGCCTGGCTCGCCTATCGCGACGCCAGCTGCCTGTTCTACCTGGACGCGGTCGAATACGGCCAGGTCGGCCGATACCTGTCCTATCCCTCCTGCCGGGCCTTCGTCATCGCCCAGCGGACGGCAGCGCTGGAGGAGATCAGGAAGTCGGTGGCGCCGATCTAG
- a CDS encoding TetR family transcriptional regulator: protein MSTTPTQTAKALGLRERKKQATRATLSAVALRLALERGIDQVTVEEIASEANVSLRTFRNYFPTKAAAIVDIAHNRADTFVAAFKARPANEELWSSLSEALLALYPEEPDRNSIERMRLLRNEPTLAAEEYKADLTVQARLAEAIAERIGSTVASDIMPGLTAALVLATAHTALEFWLSSGSGSTLRETLSGAMERVRLIVPSAATTGWSPAGMNCGNTAR, encoded by the coding sequence ATGTCGACCACGCCCACTCAGACCGCTAAAGCTCTTGGCTTGCGGGAACGCAAGAAGCAGGCGACACGCGCGACACTGAGCGCGGTCGCCCTGCGTCTGGCACTGGAACGTGGGATCGACCAGGTGACGGTGGAGGAGATCGCCAGCGAGGCCAATGTCTCGCTGCGGACCTTCAGAAATTACTTTCCGACCAAGGCTGCTGCTATCGTCGACATTGCCCACAACCGGGCCGATACCTTTGTCGCGGCCTTCAAGGCCCGACCGGCCAATGAAGAATTGTGGTCCTCGCTGTCGGAAGCGCTTCTTGCCCTCTATCCCGAGGAGCCCGATCGCAATTCGATCGAGCGCATGCGGCTCCTCCGGAACGAACCGACTCTCGCCGCCGAAGAATACAAGGCGGACCTGACCGTGCAGGCGAGGTTGGCCGAAGCAATCGCGGAGCGAATCGGCAGCACCGTGGCCTCGGATATCATGCCAGGCCTGACCGCAGCGCTTGTTCTGGCGACGGCGCACACCGCGTTGGAATTCTGGCTCAGTTCCGGGTCGGGATCGACCTTGCGCGAGACTTTGTCAGGCGCCATGGAACGGGTTCGCTTGATCGTGCCGAGTGCCGCGACCACCGGGTGGTCGCCGGCCGGAATGAACTGCGGGAACACCGCGAGATAG
- a CDS encoding putative quinol monooxygenase, with translation MMDWNRRNLIASAALAVSLMATPSVFAESQTAMSKVFVWIEIEAAPGHVDETREMFHNTIKTSHKPGMLSAVVFEDTQRPGVFHSMQEWESEAAFQQHMSDADEQKGGLDHATRTLKGPPKLSILKQLD, from the coding sequence ATGATGGACTGGAATCGCCGAAACCTCATCGCCTCGGCCGCGCTCGCGGTATCGCTGATGGCGACGCCGAGTGTTTTCGCAGAATCGCAGACCGCTATGTCCAAAGTGTTCGTCTGGATCGAGATTGAAGCTGCCCCCGGGCACGTCGACGAGACCCGGGAAATGTTCCACAACACCATCAAGACATCCCATAAGCCCGGCATGCTCAGCGCCGTCGTGTTTGAGGATACACAGCGGCCAGGCGTGTTTCACAGCATGCAGGAATGGGAAAGCGAAGCAGCCTTTCAGCAGCATATGAGCGACGCCGATGAGCAGAAAGGCGGGCTCGATCATGCCACGCGGACGCTCAAGGGGCCGCCGAAGCTCTCGATACTCAAGCAATTGGACTAA
- a CDS encoding VOC family protein, with the protein MTNALVPEFAVTDYGRSRKFYCDVLGFSCAYERPEEGFGYLRLGSAELMIDQIGLGRTFGGAHLPGAPPFGKGLNVQIRVAAVGPLIEALERHRITLYLPLEERWYRTGEREAGQRQFVVADPDGYLLRFCEEMGSRPAA; encoded by the coding sequence ATGACCAACGCGCTCGTCCCGGAGTTCGCCGTCACCGACTACGGCCGGTCGAGGAAATTCTACTGCGACGTCCTCGGTTTCTCATGCGCGTACGAGCGCCCGGAGGAAGGATTCGGCTATCTCAGATTGGGTTCGGCCGAGCTGATGATCGACCAGATCGGTCTGGGACGGACCTTCGGGGGAGCCCACCTGCCCGGCGCACCTCCCTTCGGAAAGGGACTCAACGTCCAGATCCGCGTTGCCGCTGTCGGGCCCCTGATCGAAGCCCTGGAGCGCCATCGGATCACCCTCTACCTTCCGCTCGAAGAGAGGTGGTACCGCACCGGCGAGAGGGAGGCGGGGCAGCGGCAGTTCGTGGTGGCCGACCCGGACGGTTACCTGCTGCGGTTCTGCGAGGAGATGGGATCGAGACCCGCAGCATGA
- a CDS encoding lysozyme inhibitor LprI family protein, giving the protein MRLLLPLGCLLLVLASPARADDEYDACVGDAGAVMPDMGACGAEWIDREDARLNEAWQALLAELPEDSHPKLRDEQRAWLAYRDASCLFYLDAVEYGQVGRYLSYPSCRAFVIAQRTAALDEIRKSVAPI; this is encoded by the coding sequence ATGCGCCTGCTTCTGCCGCTCGGTTGCCTGCTGCTGGTGCTGGCGTCGCCGGCCCGCGCCGACGACGAATACGATGCCTGCGTCGGCGACGCCGGCGCCGTCATGCCGGACATGGGCGCCTGCGGCGCCGAATGGATCGACCGCGAGGACGCCCGCCTCAACGAGGCCTGGCAGGCGCTGCTGGCCGAGCTTCCCGAGGACAGCCATCCGAAGCTGCGCGACGAGCAGCGTGCCTGGCTCGCCTATCGCGACGCCAGCTGCCTGTTCTACCTGGACGCGGTCGAATACGGCCAGGTCGGCCGGTACCTCTCCTACCCCTCCTGCCGGGCCTTCGTCATCGCGCAGCGGACGGCGGCGCTGGACGAGATCAGGAAGTCCGTGGCGCCGATCTGA